A genomic stretch from Hydrogenimonas urashimensis includes:
- a CDS encoding DUF2062 domain-containing protein encodes MVRKIFKNKKDKPRHPKIEEFIQKYHIPREFLSINRKSVTKALLVGLFIAFIPMPFQMLAVLAVSPFIRFNIPIALAMCWLSNPFTMPPMYYMEYLTGCKLLGIEPLHNVEMTVEWFKENLGDIFIPLYAGTFFYSFTVSPLVYFAVNWLWIRSVRKERRSKKRV; translated from the coding sequence ATGGTAAGGAAAATTTTCAAAAACAAAAAAGACAAACCAAGACACCCGAAGATCGAAGAGTTCATTCAAAAATATCATATCCCCAGGGAATTTCTTTCGATCAATCGTAAATCGGTGACCAAAGCGCTGCTGGTGGGGCTGTTCATCGCTTTCATTCCGATGCCGTTCCAGATGCTGGCCGTTCTGGCGGTTTCGCCTTTCATCCGCTTCAATATACCGATCGCGCTGGCAATGTGCTGGCTTTCGAATCCCTTTACGATGCCGCCCATGTATTATATGGAGTATCTCACCGGCTGCAAACTGCTTGGCATCGAACCTCTTCACAATGTGGAGATGACAGTGGAGTGGTTCAAAGAGAATCTGGGCGACATTTTCATTCCGCTGTATGCGGGAACCTTTTTCTACTCCTTCACGGTTTCGCCTCTGGTCTACTTTGCCGTCAACTGGCTCTGGATCCGTTCGGTCAGAAAAGAGCGCCGGTCGAAAAAAAGAGTTTGA
- a CDS encoding MgtC/SapB family protein has translation MDYTILKLLLTAVVLGFLIGMQRSMTYFHKQEPFFAGSRTFALIALAGFLSGWIGTYVKGFLLVSTGVFAVMVALSYILKVREQKRWGMTTQMAAIVTFFLGVMIWYRLENYAIFIGVMMIVLLELKPRLRQIETHIGPTDIHAVTLLLIMSFIVLPVLPDRMIGPYHLFNPYKTWLMAVIIAGISFVGYVAIKVLGQKHGVFLTGAAGGLISSTAVSISLSKMFQKQYGLINNYAGGIAIACTFMYLRVLFEAFVIHPELAWRLTPAYLGAAGSGLLFSWWLYSHAKTAEISIENSAIMKNPLQLSEAIKFGLLFGIIYGAIAFVQTRYGNVGVYLVSFFSGITDVDAITLSLSELAKDGKLAQTASMNGIVIASVTNSLVKLGIVYWLGGVKLGWRVTLFFILTLGCMALGLFGSEWWMA, from the coding sequence ATGGATTACACGATTCTCAAACTCCTTCTGACGGCGGTCGTGCTGGGATTTCTGATCGGTATGCAGCGCTCCATGACCTATTTCCACAAACAGGAGCCGTTTTTCGCCGGCAGCCGCACCTTCGCGCTGATCGCGCTCGCCGGTTTTCTCTCGGGATGGATCGGAACCTACGTGAAAGGGTTTCTTCTCGTTTCCACCGGTGTCTTCGCCGTGATGGTGGCCCTCTCCTACATTCTGAAAGTGAGGGAACAGAAACGGTGGGGCATGACGACCCAGATGGCCGCCATCGTCACCTTTTTTCTGGGTGTCATGATCTGGTACCGGCTCGAAAACTACGCCATTTTCATCGGTGTCATGATGATCGTACTTCTGGAGCTCAAACCCAGGCTTCGGCAGATCGAAACCCATATCGGCCCAACCGACATCCATGCCGTGACGCTGCTGCTGATCATGAGTTTCATTGTACTGCCGGTGCTGCCGGACAGAATGATCGGTCCCTACCACCTTTTCAATCCCTACAAAACCTGGCTGATGGCTGTCATCATCGCAGGAATCTCCTTTGTCGGATACGTGGCGATCAAAGTGCTGGGGCAGAAGCACGGTGTCTTTCTCACCGGTGCGGCAGGCGGGCTCATCTCCTCCACGGCGGTCTCCATCTCCCTCTCCAAAATGTTTCAGAAACAGTACGGGCTGATCAACAATTATGCCGGGGGCATCGCCATCGCCTGTACCTTCATGTATCTGCGGGTTCTTTTCGAGGCGTTCGTCATCCATCCCGAGCTGGCATGGCGTCTCACGCCGGCCTATCTGGGGGCTGCAGGTTCCGGGCTTCTTTTCAGCTGGTGGCTCTACAGCCATGCCAAAACAGCCGAAATCTCCATCGAGAACAGTGCCATCATGAAAAATCCTCTGCAACTGAGCGAAGCGATCAAATTCGGTCTGCTTTTCGGCATCATCTACGGTGCCATCGCTTTTGTCCAGACCCGCTACGGCAATGTAGGAGTCTATCTCGTGTCGTTTTTTTCCGGTATTACGGATGTGGATGCCATCACCCTTTCGCTCAGCGAACTGGCAAAAGACGGCAAGCTGGCGCAAACCGCTTCGATGAACGGTATCGTCATCGCTTCCGTGACCAATTCGCTGGTGAAACTGGGCATCGTCTATTGGCTGGGCGGCGTGAAGCTAGGGTGGCGGGTGACACTCTTTTTCATTCTGACGCTGGGGTGTATGGCCCTGGGGCTTTTCGGAAGCGAGTGGTGGATGGCATGA